One Etheostoma spectabile isolate EspeVRDwgs_2016 chromosome 12, UIUC_Espe_1.0, whole genome shotgun sequence genomic window carries:
- the slc25a42 gene encoding mitochondrial coenzyme A transporter SLC25A42 isoform X1, with protein sequence MGSGVQEQRASLAQGEVLPLASSSQSEVLKHTRPVLNSLFSGALAGALAKTAVAPLDRTKIIFQVSSARFSAKEAYRLIYRTYLKDGFFSLWRGNSATMVRVIPYAAIQFCAHEQYKRLLGGYYGFQGKALSPFPRLLAGSMAGTTAAMLTYPLDMVRARMAVTPKEMYSNILHVFVRISREEGLKTLYRGFNPTMLGVIPYAGISFFTYETLKKLHAERSERPHPYLYERLAFGACAGLLGQSASYPLDVVRRRMQTAGVTGHTYGTIFGTMKEIVSEEGVIRGLYKGLSMNWVKGPIAVGISFTTFDLTQILLRKLHQMGHATR encoded by the exons ATGGGGAGTGGAGTCCAGGAACAACGGGCATCACTCGCGCAGGGAGAAGTGCTGCCGCTGGCTTCCTCCAGTCAGTCAGAAG TCCTGAAGCACACCCGCCCTGTCCTCAACTCGCTCTTCTCTGGGGCTTTAGCCGGGGCTTTGGCAAAGACAGCTGTCGCCCCATTGGACAGGACTAAAATCATCTTCCAAG tgtcTTCAGCAAGATTCTCCGCCAAG GAGGCCTACAGGTTGATCTACCGCACCTACCTGAAGGATGGCTTCTTCAGTCTTTGGAGGGGGAACTCCGCCACCATGGTGCGAGTCATCCCATACGCTGCCATCCAGTTCTGTGCACACGAGCAGTACAAGAGGCTGCTGGGAGGCTACTATGGCTTCCAGGGGAA AGCTCTGTCTCCATTTCCGAGGTTACTGGCCGGGTCTATGGCTGGTACCACGGCAGCCATGCTGACCTATCCTCTGGACATGGTGCGAGCTAGGATGGCTGTAACGCCAAAGGAAAT GTACAGCAACATTCTGCACGTGTTTGTGCGGATATCCCGAGAAGAGGGCTTGAAGACATTGTATCGAGGCTTTAATCCCACCATGCTGGGTGTCATTCCCTATGCTGGTATCAGCTTCTTTACCTATGAGACACTGAAGAAATTACATGCAG AGCGCAGTGAGCGCCCACATCCCTACTTATATGAGCGTCTGGCGTTTGGAGCCTGTGCGGGACTTCTCGGCCAGTCGGCGTCTTACCCTCTGGACGTGGTACGGCGGCGCATGCAGACCGCAGGAGTCACAGGCCACACCTACGGCACCATCTTTGGCACCATGAAGGAGATTGTGTCTGAGGAAGGGGTCATCCGGGGACTCTACAAAGGTCTGAGTATGAACTGGGTCAAAGGGCCCATTGCGGTGGGGATCAGCTTCACCACCTTTGACCTTACCCAGATCCTCCTGAGGAAGCTGCACCAGATGGGCCACGCGACTCGATAA
- the slc25a42 gene encoding mitochondrial coenzyme A transporter SLC25A42 isoform X2, with product MGSGVQEQRASLAQGEVLPLASSSQSEHTRPVLNSLFSGALAGALAKTAVAPLDRTKIIFQVSSARFSAKEAYRLIYRTYLKDGFFSLWRGNSATMVRVIPYAAIQFCAHEQYKRLLGGYYGFQGKALSPFPRLLAGSMAGTTAAMLTYPLDMVRARMAVTPKEMYSNILHVFVRISREEGLKTLYRGFNPTMLGVIPYAGISFFTYETLKKLHAERSERPHPYLYERLAFGACAGLLGQSASYPLDVVRRRMQTAGVTGHTYGTIFGTMKEIVSEEGVIRGLYKGLSMNWVKGPIAVGISFTTFDLTQILLRKLHQMGHATR from the exons ATGGGGAGTGGAGTCCAGGAACAACGGGCATCACTCGCGCAGGGAGAAGTGCTGCCGCTGGCTTCCTCCAGTCAGTCAGAA CACACCCGCCCTGTCCTCAACTCGCTCTTCTCTGGGGCTTTAGCCGGGGCTTTGGCAAAGACAGCTGTCGCCCCATTGGACAGGACTAAAATCATCTTCCAAG tgtcTTCAGCAAGATTCTCCGCCAAG GAGGCCTACAGGTTGATCTACCGCACCTACCTGAAGGATGGCTTCTTCAGTCTTTGGAGGGGGAACTCCGCCACCATGGTGCGAGTCATCCCATACGCTGCCATCCAGTTCTGTGCACACGAGCAGTACAAGAGGCTGCTGGGAGGCTACTATGGCTTCCAGGGGAA AGCTCTGTCTCCATTTCCGAGGTTACTGGCCGGGTCTATGGCTGGTACCACGGCAGCCATGCTGACCTATCCTCTGGACATGGTGCGAGCTAGGATGGCTGTAACGCCAAAGGAAAT GTACAGCAACATTCTGCACGTGTTTGTGCGGATATCCCGAGAAGAGGGCTTGAAGACATTGTATCGAGGCTTTAATCCCACCATGCTGGGTGTCATTCCCTATGCTGGTATCAGCTTCTTTACCTATGAGACACTGAAGAAATTACATGCAG AGCGCAGTGAGCGCCCACATCCCTACTTATATGAGCGTCTGGCGTTTGGAGCCTGTGCGGGACTTCTCGGCCAGTCGGCGTCTTACCCTCTGGACGTGGTACGGCGGCGCATGCAGACCGCAGGAGTCACAGGCCACACCTACGGCACCATCTTTGGCACCATGAAGGAGATTGTGTCTGAGGAAGGGGTCATCCGGGGACTCTACAAAGGTCTGAGTATGAACTGGGTCAAAGGGCCCATTGCGGTGGGGATCAGCTTCACCACCTTTGACCTTACCCAGATCCTCCTGAGGAAGCTGCACCAGATGGGCCACGCGACTCGATAA